A part of Candidatus Acidiferrales bacterium genomic DNA contains:
- a CDS encoding ATP-binding protein — MEDPSSPAESQQEAKTIAPWQNRLLRITDHLASIQNVSKADDAASEQIPIEEGNIQDALRLIQEKQFEDLTNATSRMDHYNELVRTFVLILGFFPVLILLYFHHVRRRHIWNPLDQLRRMVMEVKSGNLDVKGEVPDTIELGSVTTAFLSMAAELRDMRDSLEEKVRHRATQLEAAHKDLLRAAKLASLGQLVSGVAHEINNPLTSILGFSEVVLSHPKLESATREHVQTIRVEALRLRRVVASLNQFSRRAPQKLHRMDLRVIPDRLLEVRSYQLAANNVQIRYTRGENPIWINGDADSLLQVMLQLALNAEQAIRDSRERGEICLECGIVCGKARISLEDDGCGMPAEIRDHIFDPFFTSRQSGKGTGLGLSICHGIVEQHQGEITVESEPGKGTKMCVLLPLLGDGQAAVSEEKNWQREEKLVAADPGASQRFLVIDDESDILNLVSTVLGKSGATVVTLQDSTQLEKHLEGVDFDAVLCDLKMPGLDGLSVLRKLRERRPELARRFLLMTGNLADSDKAQVELEGVPILPKPFTLARLREILGQLAIYSN, encoded by the coding sequence TTGGAAGATCCATCTTCGCCAGCGGAAAGCCAGCAAGAAGCGAAAACGATTGCACCGTGGCAAAACCGCCTATTGCGGATCACGGATCACCTCGCGTCGATACAAAACGTTTCGAAAGCGGACGACGCTGCCTCCGAACAGATTCCAATCGAGGAGGGGAATATCCAAGATGCCCTTCGCCTGATTCAGGAAAAGCAATTCGAGGACTTGACGAATGCTACGAGCCGCATGGACCACTACAACGAGCTAGTACGCACATTCGTGCTGATTCTTGGTTTTTTCCCTGTGCTGATTCTTTTGTATTTTCACCATGTGCGGCGCCGGCACATTTGGAACCCCCTCGACCAATTGCGGCGCATGGTGATGGAAGTAAAAAGCGGAAATCTGGACGTCAAAGGCGAGGTGCCAGACACCATCGAGCTTGGGTCGGTGACCACGGCGTTCTTGTCCATGGCCGCGGAGCTTCGCGACATGCGCGACTCACTGGAAGAAAAAGTCCGCCATCGCGCGACGCAGCTCGAAGCGGCCCACAAAGATCTTTTGCGGGCGGCAAAGCTGGCCTCGCTGGGACAATTGGTCTCCGGCGTTGCGCACGAGATCAATAACCCGCTGACCTCCATTCTAGGGTTCAGTGAGGTAGTCCTATCGCACCCCAAGCTCGAATCTGCAACGCGCGAGCATGTCCAGACCATTCGCGTCGAAGCGCTGAGATTGCGGCGCGTAGTCGCGAGCCTGAATCAATTTTCCCGCCGTGCGCCGCAAAAGCTGCACCGTATGGACCTACGGGTCATTCCGGATCGTCTGCTCGAGGTGCGTTCTTATCAGCTGGCCGCGAATAACGTCCAGATTCGCTATACGCGTGGGGAAAATCCAATCTGGATTAATGGCGATGCGGATTCCCTGCTGCAGGTGATGTTGCAACTGGCCTTGAATGCGGAACAAGCGATTCGAGACTCACGGGAGCGAGGCGAGATTTGCCTGGAGTGCGGGATCGTTTGCGGCAAGGCGCGAATCTCCTTGGAGGATGACGGATGCGGCATGCCCGCAGAAATTCGCGATCATATTTTCGATCCATTTTTTACGAGTCGACAAAGCGGAAAAGGAACAGGGCTCGGGCTGAGCATTTGCCACGGCATCGTTGAACAACATCAGGGAGAAATCACTGTCGAAAGCGAACCGGGCAAGGGCACAAAAATGTGCGTGCTGCTGCCGCTTCTCGGTGACGGACAGGCAGCGGTCTCCGAGGAGAAAAACTGGCAGAGAGAGGAAAAGCTGGTGGCCGCGGACCCGGGCGCATCGCAGCGATTTCTTGTGATTGACGATGAGTCTGACATTCTCAATTTGGTTTCGACGGTCCTCGGCAAATCCGGAGCGACGGTCGTCACGTTGCAAGATTCCACGCAACTGGAGAAGCACTTGGAGGGCGTCGACTTTGATGCTGTTCTGTGCGACTTGAAGATGCCGGGGCTCGACGGCCTTTCCGTGCTGCGCAAACTCCGCGAGAGAAGGCCTGAGCTTGCGCGGCGGTTTTTGCTCATGACCGGCAACCTGGCGGATTCAGACAAAGCCCAGGTCGAACTCGAGGGTGTCCCGATCCTTCCGAAGCCATTTACGCTGGCGCGCCTGCGGGAGATACTCGGTCAGCTCGCGATTTATAGCAACTGA
- a CDS encoding transketolase: protein MSVTSQPAPSSSTIDAIREKARRLAILSMMSTTAAGSGHPTSCLSAAELTAGVFFYAMKFDPKNPNGPESDRFVLSKGHAAPLLYAALAEAGVFPDSRVMTLRQFSSELEGHPTPRIPGVDAATGSLGQGLSVGAGLAIGARMDKLDTRVYVLLGDGELAEGSVWEGAAFAGHYAIDHLIAIADINALGQSDRTMYKHDTEIYRRKFESEGWDAQVINGHDIAAILAALDRAKAAKGRPQAIIARTLKGHGVSFLADKDGWHGKALSKEQLAKAIEEMGGPIDVSADSGRSYERTNLPQPPDFAELPAPSYKSDDLVATREAYGAALKRIGAINPHVVAVDGDVKNSTFAEIFGNAYPERFYQGYIAEQNMVSVGVGLAARGKVPFLSSFACFLARAYDQVRMAAISRSPIKLCGSHCGVSIGEDGPSQMALEDIAAFRAIHSSVVLYPSDAYSAERLTEEAARLPGITYIRTSRPKTALLYSAADKFPVPGFKVLRQSENDRALVIGAGITVHEALKACEELKNHGVSIRVLDLYCVKPIDGKEIARQLNAAGGCLVTVEDHYPEGGLGEAVIPALVEAGTAPKKYTKLAVNGMPHSGKPEELIDAFGISARHITEAILGQS, encoded by the coding sequence ATGAGTGTAACGTCACAGCCAGCCCCGTCTTCATCGACGATTGATGCGATCCGCGAGAAGGCCCGGCGGCTTGCGATTCTGTCGATGATGTCCACAACTGCCGCGGGCTCCGGCCATCCAACGTCCTGCCTGTCCGCAGCTGAGCTCACAGCGGGCGTTTTTTTCTACGCCATGAAATTCGACCCGAAGAATCCGAATGGACCGGAGAGCGACCGTTTCGTTCTTTCCAAGGGACACGCGGCACCGCTGCTTTATGCCGCACTGGCGGAAGCGGGCGTGTTTCCCGATTCGCGCGTGATGACGCTGCGGCAATTTTCAAGCGAACTGGAAGGCCATCCGACGCCGCGGATTCCGGGCGTTGACGCCGCAACAGGCTCGCTGGGCCAGGGGCTCTCGGTCGGCGCAGGTCTGGCGATTGGCGCAAGGATGGATAAGCTTGACACGCGCGTCTACGTCCTGCTGGGCGACGGCGAGCTGGCGGAAGGAAGCGTATGGGAAGGCGCGGCATTCGCAGGACACTACGCGATCGATCATTTGATTGCCATTGCGGACATCAATGCCCTGGGCCAGAGCGATCGGACGATGTACAAGCACGACACGGAAATCTATCGCAGAAAATTCGAATCTGAAGGCTGGGACGCCCAAGTGATCAACGGACATGACATCGCCGCGATTCTGGCTGCTCTGGATCGCGCGAAAGCGGCGAAAGGCCGCCCGCAGGCAATCATTGCGCGCACGCTCAAAGGTCATGGCGTCAGCTTCCTAGCTGACAAAGACGGCTGGCATGGCAAGGCGCTTTCGAAGGAGCAGCTTGCGAAGGCCATCGAAGAAATGGGCGGGCCAATTGACGTGTCCGCCGATTCCGGCCGCTCCTACGAGAGAACCAATTTGCCCCAGCCGCCGGATTTCGCCGAACTGCCTGCGCCGAGCTACAAGTCGGATGATTTGGTGGCGACGCGCGAAGCATACGGAGCCGCCCTGAAGCGAATTGGAGCGATCAATCCACACGTGGTGGCTGTGGATGGCGATGTAAAGAACTCCACTTTCGCCGAGATTTTTGGCAACGCGTATCCGGAGCGTTTCTATCAGGGGTACATCGCGGAACAAAATATGGTCAGCGTTGGCGTGGGCCTGGCGGCGCGCGGCAAAGTGCCATTCCTTTCATCCTTTGCGTGTTTCCTCGCGCGCGCGTACGACCAGGTGCGCATGGCGGCAATCAGCCGCAGTCCCATCAAACTTTGCGGATCGCACTGCGGCGTTTCGATTGGCGAAGATGGGCCGTCGCAGATGGCGCTGGAAGACATCGCCGCATTCCGGGCAATTCACAGCTCCGTGGTTTTATATCCTTCAGATGCGTATTCGGCGGAACGGCTTACGGAAGAAGCCGCGCGTCTTCCGGGAATTACCTACATTCGCACATCGCGGCCGAAGACGGCCTTGCTCTATTCCGCGGCGGACAAGTTCCCTGTGCCGGGATTCAAGGTCTTGCGGCAAAGCGAAAACGATCGTGCTTTGGTGATTGGGGCAGGGATTACCGTTCATGAAGCGTTGAAGGCGTGTGAGGAACTGAAGAATCATGGCGTGAGCATTCGTGTTTTGGATTTGTATTGCGTCAAGCCGATTGATGGAAAAGAAATTGCCAGGCAATTGAATGCCGCAGGCGGCTGCCTTGTCACCGTGGAGGATCATTATCCGGAGGGCGGTTTGGGAGAAGCAGTGATTCCGGCATTAGTGGAGGCCGGAACAGCACCCAAGAAATATACGAAACTTGCCGTAAATGGAATGCCGCACTCAGGCAAACCCGAAGAGCTGATCGATGCGTTCGGCATATCGGCGCGACATATAACCGAGGCGATTCTGGGTCAGTCCTGA
- a CDS encoding MFS transporter — MISCFLGWTLDAFDFFVLTFIVVPIGKEFHRSVLDITFAVAASLFTRPIGAFIFGLLADRFGRRLPLIIDILFYSVIEVLSGFAPSYSVFIVLRLLYGIGMGGEWGVGASLALESVPAEWRGVISGLLQEGYALGNLLAAVAYWLIFPHFGWRAMFFVGALPALLTVFILLKVKESAAWTETAARSDWQSYRKAIFKNWKRFVYLVALMALVNFISHGTQDLYPTFLQSQRGYSTGTTALVAAMSMVGAITGGILVGLYSDRRGRRRAMILALVSGVVLIPAWIAAPNFAVILVGAFFMQFMVQGAWGVIPAHINELSPDRLRGFFPGFAYQLGVLIASFSPTIEAYLAKRINYGHAMGIFAAIVLVAGAITVALGPEAHGIKFGREVN; from the coding sequence GTGATCTCTTGCTTCCTCGGTTGGACGCTGGATGCGTTCGATTTTTTCGTGCTGACGTTTATCGTTGTGCCGATCGGCAAAGAATTTCACCGCAGCGTCCTTGACATCACTTTCGCTGTCGCCGCCAGTCTTTTTACGCGTCCGATTGGCGCCTTCATTTTTGGACTCCTTGCGGATCGTTTTGGGCGCCGCCTGCCTTTGATCATTGATATCCTGTTTTACTCAGTCATCGAGGTTCTTTCCGGATTCGCGCCCAGCTACTCGGTCTTCATTGTTCTGCGACTGCTCTACGGAATCGGCATGGGAGGCGAATGGGGCGTGGGAGCTTCGCTGGCATTGGAATCCGTCCCTGCGGAATGGCGTGGAGTCATTTCAGGTTTGCTGCAGGAAGGCTATGCGCTTGGCAACTTGCTTGCGGCCGTGGCGTACTGGCTGATCTTTCCTCATTTTGGCTGGCGAGCGATGTTTTTTGTCGGCGCGCTGCCCGCTCTGCTGACGGTTTTCATCTTGCTGAAAGTGAAAGAGAGCGCCGCCTGGACAGAAACGGCGGCACGCAGCGATTGGCAGTCCTACAGGAAGGCTATTTTCAAAAATTGGAAGCGTTTCGTCTATCTCGTGGCGCTCATGGCATTGGTGAATTTCATTTCCCACGGAACACAAGACTTGTACCCGACGTTCCTTCAGTCCCAGCGTGGCTATTCTACGGGCACCACAGCATTGGTCGCAGCGATGTCGATGGTTGGCGCAATAACCGGAGGGATTCTCGTGGGCCTTTATTCCGATCGCCGTGGACGCCGTCGCGCTATGATCCTGGCCCTCGTTTCGGGAGTTGTATTGATTCCTGCGTGGATCGCTGCGCCGAACTTTGCTGTGATTCTAGTCGGCGCGTTCTTCATGCAATTCATGGTGCAAGGCGCGTGGGGCGTGATCCCCGCGCACATCAATGAGCTTTCGCCAGACAGGCTGCGGGGTTTTTTCCCGGGGTTTGCTTATCAGTTGGGAGTGCTGATCGCGTCTTTCAGTCCAACCATCGAAGCGTACTTGGCAAAGCGGATCAACTATGGACATGCCATGGGAATTTTCGCAGCGATTGTACTTGTCGCCGGGGCGATTACCGTCGCTCTTGGTCCCGAGGCGCACGGAATCAAATTTGGACGCGAAGTGAATTAG